The Thalassotalea sp. HSM 43 genome window below encodes:
- a CDS encoding sigma-70 family RNA polymerase sigma factor: MLTSRSSQQRSNSRLVTMTKEIDHKQLVQWLLAVAEKRDKLAFTNLFKFFAPKIQRIAAGKFTNQAMSNEVVQETMTNVWRKAHLYSANKGAPTTWVYTVMRNVTFDLLRKQKAKKEDNLSDDIWPMVEGQTAEEHQFDDHLQSKKILDYLDTLPENQKQVIKGFYFMEMSQEQLAEHLDLPLGTVKSRLRLALNKLRQQIGEQL, from the coding sequence ATGCTAACATCAAGGTCATCACAGCAAAGAAGTAATTCAAGACTGGTAACGATGACAAAAGAAATAGATCACAAGCAACTGGTGCAATGGTTATTGGCGGTGGCTGAAAAGCGCGATAAGTTGGCGTTTACTAACTTATTCAAATTTTTCGCGCCAAAGATCCAGCGTATCGCTGCGGGAAAGTTTACCAATCAGGCGATGTCGAACGAGGTGGTGCAAGAAACCATGACCAACGTTTGGCGTAAAGCCCACCTTTATAGTGCCAACAAAGGTGCCCCGACAACTTGGGTGTATACGGTGATGCGAAACGTAACGTTCGACTTATTGCGTAAGCAAAAAGCGAAGAAAGAAGATAATTTGAGTGACGACATCTGGCCGATGGTAGAAGGGCAAACAGCTGAAGAACATCAGTTTGATGACCACCTACAAAGCAAGAAGATCCTTGATTATCTCGATACGTTACCGGAGAACCAAAAACAAGTGATTAAAGGTTTTTACTTTATGGAGATGTCTCAAGAGCAATTGGCTGAGCATCTCGACTTACCGCTAGGAACGGTTAAATCCCGTTTACGACTGGCATTAAATAAATTAAGGCAGCAGATTGGAGAGCAGTTATGA
- a CDS encoding lipocalin family protein, translating to MRNILTALLLANLFACTGLPDKVEPVNDFALTPYLGTWYEIARLDHSFERDLHQVTATYDVASDGSVTVTNKGFDKQDGEWQQAIGTAKFVDSETVGHLKVSFFGPFYSSYVVFYLDSDYQHAFVSGFNHNYLWLLSRTPEISQQLKTQFVAMAKSKGFDTKQLIWVEHTSKPTAKN from the coding sequence ATGAGAAACATATTAACCGCGTTATTATTGGCTAACCTTTTTGCCTGTACAGGGTTACCAGATAAGGTCGAGCCGGTGAATGATTTTGCGCTGACGCCGTATTTGGGTACTTGGTATGAAATCGCCCGCTTAGATCATTCGTTTGAACGGGATTTGCATCAGGTTACTGCTACCTATGATGTCGCAAGTGATGGCAGTGTCACGGTCACCAATAAGGGATTTGACAAACAAGATGGTGAATGGCAACAAGCGATCGGTACCGCGAAGTTTGTTGATAGCGAGACGGTTGGCCATTTGAAAGTGTCTTTTTTCGGACCGTTTTACAGCTCTTATGTGGTATTTTATCTAGATAGTGATTATCAGCACGCGTTTGTCAGTGGTTTTAATCATAATTATTTGTGGTTGTTGAGCCGAACGCCTGAAATTTCTCAACAATTAAAGACACAATTTGTCGCTATGGCAAAAAGCAAAGGGTTCGATACTAAACAGCTAATTTGGGTAGAACACACATCGAAACCGACTGCAAAAAACTGA
- a CDS encoding NAD(P)/FAD-dependent oxidoreductase: MKRIAVIGSGISGLTSAWLLSQKHHVTVFEKNNYIGGHTATVDVEVEGQSFAIDTGFIVCNDKTYPNFLKLLANIGVDKQETEMSFSVHNCQSKLEYNGHNLDTLFAQRRNILRPKFWSLIGEILRFNKACKLAFEDNQHGMELTLGEFLQQQGFSEFFAEHYILPMGAAIWSSSLEQMNQFQFHFFVRFFHNHGLLNIADRPQWYVIPGGSRNYIEPLIAPFKDNIHLNADIDSIKRQQDKVTLLMADGSEQDFDEVILACHSDQALALLDDASDDEQRVLGNIPYSANDVVLHTDRALLPDRRKAWASWNYQLSANRDKPASVTYNMNILQGLETDITFCVTLNQNDDIDEAKILRKFVYHHPVFNVDSMQAQQQRDSICGQNRTHFAGAYWYNGFHEDGVRSAVDVGQRFECYL, translated from the coding sequence ATGAAAAGAATCGCCGTTATTGGCTCAGGCATATCTGGCTTAACCAGCGCCTGGTTGTTATCGCAAAAACATCACGTAACTGTGTTTGAAAAAAATAATTATATTGGCGGGCATACAGCCACTGTCGACGTCGAAGTTGAAGGGCAATCGTTCGCTATTGATACCGGATTTATTGTCTGCAACGACAAAACCTACCCTAATTTTTTAAAGTTGTTGGCCAATATAGGCGTCGACAAACAAGAAACAGAGATGAGTTTCTCTGTGCACAATTGTCAAAGCAAACTTGAATATAATGGCCATAATCTCGATACCTTGTTTGCGCAACGACGCAATATACTGAGACCTAAATTTTGGTCTTTGATTGGCGAGATTTTGCGTTTTAACAAAGCATGTAAATTGGCCTTTGAAGACAACCAGCATGGTATGGAACTGACACTGGGTGAGTTTTTACAGCAACAAGGTTTCAGTGAGTTCTTTGCTGAGCACTATATTTTACCTATGGGTGCGGCAATTTGGTCAAGTTCTCTTGAGCAAATGAATCAATTCCAATTCCACTTTTTTGTCCGCTTTTTCCATAACCATGGATTACTGAATATCGCTGACCGACCGCAATGGTATGTTATCCCTGGCGGCTCACGCAATTACATTGAGCCACTTATTGCACCGTTCAAAGATAATATCCATCTCAATGCCGATATTGATTCGATTAAGCGACAACAAGACAAGGTGACATTGTTAATGGCGGATGGCAGCGAGCAGGATTTTGATGAGGTTATATTAGCCTGTCATTCTGACCAAGCGCTGGCGTTACTAGACGATGCCAGTGATGATGAACAAAGAGTACTTGGCAACATTCCATATAGCGCCAATGATGTGGTCTTGCATACAGACCGGGCGCTGCTGCCGGACCGACGCAAAGCTTGGGCCAGTTGGAACTATCAATTATCCGCCAATAGGGATAAACCTGCCAGCGTCACCTACAATATGAATATATTGCAGGGGCTAGAAACAGACATTACATTTTGTGTCACCTTAAATCAAAATGACGACATTGATGAGGCTAAAATCCTGCGAAAATTTGTCTACCACCATCCGGTGTTTAATGTTGATTCGATGCAAGCACAACAGCAACGAGACAGCATTTGTGGGCAAAATCGCACCCATTTTGCCGGCGCTTATTGGTATAACGGCTTTCATGAAGATGGCGTAAGAAGCGCCGTTGATGTTGGTCAACGATTTGAGTGTTATTTGTAA
- a CDS encoding ChrR family anti-sigma-E factor yields the protein MIKHHPTTELLQAFVGGELPASMSAAVAMHNEMCPLCQTKVATMTELQAEDSFELPAVDNSRNEDDVLAGFDMEAMIGDITASDETAFETEEVPVSITVKGKTYQLPRAMQHMPLGRWSNIGKLTRSRMELGEGELHSSLLQIDAGGSVPEHTHKGYEVTLLLDGSFKDEMGEYVKGDFILLDASHKHQPVTEDGCLCFTVANDALHFTQGINKLLNPFANLIY from the coding sequence ATGATTAAACATCATCCAACCACTGAATTGTTACAGGCCTTTGTAGGAGGTGAATTACCTGCCTCAATGTCTGCCGCTGTAGCAATGCATAATGAAATGTGTCCATTATGCCAAACCAAAGTTGCAACCATGACTGAGCTTCAAGCGGAAGACAGTTTTGAGTTACCGGCTGTTGATAATAGTCGCAACGAAGATGACGTTTTAGCGGGCTTTGACATGGAAGCGATGATCGGTGATATCACCGCCAGCGACGAGACTGCCTTTGAAACTGAAGAAGTACCGGTGTCGATTACCGTCAAAGGTAAAACCTATCAGTTGCCGCGAGCGATGCAACATATGCCACTGGGTCGTTGGAGCAATATTGGTAAATTGACTCGCTCTCGAATGGAATTAGGCGAAGGTGAGTTACACTCTAGTCTGTTGCAAATTGATGCGGGCGGTTCAGTGCCTGAGCATACCCACAAAGGGTATGAAGTGACATTGTTATTAGATGGTAGCTTCAAAGACGAGATGGGCGAATACGTCAAAGGTGACTTTATTTTGCTCGACGCGTCTCATAAACATCAACCTGTGACGGAAGACGGTTGCTTATGTTTCACCGTGGCCAATGATGCATTGCATTTTACCCAAGGTATCAACAAGCTACTGAATCCATTTGCCAATTTGATTTATTAA
- a CDS encoding YbgA family protein yields MATPITIGISACLVGQQVRFDSSSKTSHFCVKELGKHVQYRAFCPEVAIGLPVPRPTIRQIKKDDMIVVSRPDGSGDVTEALSEYGKRVAKLAENFSGYIFCAKSPSCGMERVKVYSEDGKGSTSDGVGAFARQIMEANPLLPCEENGRLNDAKIRENFVARVFAYRDWQQLQRKGLSKHLLMTFHARYKYTLMSHDLVAYKKLGRLLASSDVSLEDMAQQYIYGLMMAMKKIATRKKHANTLQHLQGYFAKELTAEQKQELCQQINHYRQGVLPLIAPLTLIKHYLLEFPKEYLAQQFYLDPYPVDLRLRYGY; encoded by the coding sequence ATGGCTACTCCAATCACTATCGGTATCAGCGCTTGTTTAGTAGGTCAACAAGTCCGTTTTGATTCCAGTTCAAAAACATCACACTTCTGCGTTAAAGAGCTAGGCAAGCACGTACAATACAGAGCATTCTGCCCTGAAGTTGCCATCGGCTTACCTGTGCCTAGACCGACCATCCGTCAAATCAAAAAAGACGACATGATTGTTGTATCTCGACCTGATGGTAGTGGCGATGTCACTGAAGCGTTGTCTGAGTACGGCAAACGTGTGGCCAAGCTTGCGGAAAATTTTAGCGGCTACATTTTTTGCGCAAAAAGCCCTAGCTGTGGCATGGAGCGCGTAAAGGTTTACAGTGAAGATGGTAAAGGATCGACATCGGATGGTGTTGGCGCATTTGCACGCCAAATCATGGAAGCCAATCCATTATTACCATGTGAAGAGAATGGCCGCCTCAATGATGCAAAAATTCGTGAAAATTTTGTTGCCCGAGTATTCGCCTATCGCGATTGGCAACAGCTGCAACGCAAAGGGCTGAGCAAACATTTATTGATGACATTTCATGCTCGATACAAATATACCTTGATGAGTCATGATCTTGTTGCTTATAAAAAATTGGGGCGCTTATTGGCTTCTTCGGATGTTAGCCTTGAAGATATGGCGCAACAGTATATCTATGGTCTGATGATGGCTATGAAGAAAATAGCCACGCGTAAAAAACACGCTAATACGCTGCAACATCTGCAAGGTTATTTTGCCAAAGAGCTAACCGCTGAGCAAAAACAAGAATTGTGTCAACAAATCAATCATTATCGTCAAGGGGTATTGCCGTTAATTGCACCTCTGACTTTGATCAAACACTACTTATTGGAATTTCCAAAAGAGTATCTGGCACAGCAGTTCTACCTTGACCCATACCCGGTTGATTTAAGGTTACGCTATGGCTACTGA
- the phrB gene encoding deoxyribodipyrimidine photo-lyase has protein sequence MATDILLWFRNDLRLQDNPAVKYALDNGLTKAIYFTTPGQWQAHNLSAIKVDFMLRHVALLQQQLKAFGVTLQVVEVEDFAEQALFLQDYCQRHSISQVVANAELEINERRRDQQLQQSGMALTLFEADVIVNKGAIRNKQGEMYKVYTPFRRAWLAHLLNQGFNYQPQTLQLAAISEQQMLPIDTAFKRQCSLKWPLATDMMHHILPSFLQEKVSDYEQHRDIPSVKGTSGLSAYLAIGAISPRYVLALLLSRDPDLLSRQSGGIFTFLNELVWREFYRHLLHHFPKLAMGENFNGKYDSLPWHFDEQKLRAWQQGKTGYPIVDAAMRQLLQTGWMHNRLRMIVASFLTKHLLLDWRLGERFFSQQLIDADLAANNGGWQWASGTGCDAQPYFRIFNPISQSKKFDPDGNFIRRYLPELAHVPDKYIHFPHDYIKEQGLTCYWPAIVEHKQARLSALQFYKQAV, from the coding sequence ATGGCTACTGATATCTTGCTTTGGTTTCGTAATGACCTGAGGTTGCAAGATAACCCTGCTGTTAAATACGCACTTGATAATGGCCTGACTAAGGCCATTTATTTTACCACTCCAGGACAATGGCAAGCGCATAACCTGTCAGCCATTAAAGTTGATTTTATGTTGCGCCACGTTGCCTTATTGCAGCAACAACTCAAAGCGTTCGGCGTAACGTTGCAGGTAGTCGAAGTTGAGGACTTTGCCGAACAAGCATTATTTTTACAAGATTATTGCCAGCGTCATAGCATATCTCAGGTGGTTGCAAATGCAGAGCTTGAAATCAACGAGAGACGCCGAGACCAACAATTACAACAATCGGGGATGGCATTAACCTTGTTTGAAGCCGATGTAATCGTCAACAAAGGCGCTATTCGAAACAAGCAAGGAGAGATGTATAAAGTCTATACGCCATTTCGCCGTGCTTGGCTCGCACATTTGCTCAATCAGGGCTTCAATTATCAACCGCAAACATTACAACTCGCTGCCATAAGCGAGCAACAAATGCTGCCAATAGATACGGCTTTTAAAAGGCAGTGTTCGCTTAAATGGCCGTTGGCAACTGACATGATGCACCACATTCTGCCAAGCTTTTTACAAGAAAAGGTCAGCGATTATGAGCAGCACAGGGACATTCCATCAGTGAAAGGAACCTCCGGGTTATCTGCCTATTTGGCGATAGGGGCAATCAGCCCTAGATACGTCTTGGCATTGTTGTTGAGCCGTGATCCGGATTTACTAAGCCGGCAATCGGGTGGCATTTTCACCTTTTTAAATGAACTGGTTTGGCGAGAGTTTTACCGTCATCTGCTGCATCATTTCCCTAAACTTGCCATGGGCGAAAATTTTAATGGCAAATACGACAGCTTGCCTTGGCACTTTGATGAACAAAAATTACGTGCCTGGCAACAGGGCAAAACAGGGTATCCGATTGTCGATGCGGCTATGCGTCAGTTACTGCAAACTGGTTGGATGCACAATCGCTTGCGAATGATAGTGGCCAGCTTTTTAACCAAGCATTTACTGTTGGATTGGCGGCTTGGTGAAAGGTTTTTCAGTCAACAATTGATAGATGCGGATCTCGCAGCCAACAATGGTGGTTGGCAATGGGCGTCTGGCACAGGCTGTGATGCGCAACCGTACTTTCGTATATTTAATCCTATCAGCCAAAGTAAAAAGTTTGATCCAGATGGCAATTTTATCCGTAGATATTTACCAGAGCTAGCGCATGTGCCTGATAAATATATTCATTTTCCACACGATTATATTAAAGAGCAGGGCCTGACATGTTACTGGCCAGCCATTGTAGAACACAAGCAAGCACGTTTGTCGGCACTGCAATTTTATAAGCAAGCGGTTTAG
- a CDS encoding LON peptidase substrate-binding domain-containing protein translates to MNIPVFPLPIYLLPGGITRLRIFEQRYLNMVKNARNTDGFVISLYRADKSEYVGRWGSWVEIIDFQLGQDNVLVIDVKCNELVLIDDFQRNDENLLLARKQSMQHWPETKHTDETRIFSEQLKRFFSANSDLNELYKQEFVDQPNWVCARWLELFPISIEDKNHFAEAQSVDDAIEFLTAVIIDEKRIEKYL, encoded by the coding sequence ATGAACATACCCGTGTTTCCATTACCTATATACTTGCTGCCTGGCGGTATTACTCGATTGAGAATTTTTGAGCAACGTTATCTCAATATGGTTAAAAATGCCCGCAATACTGATGGCTTTGTTATCAGTTTATATAGAGCAGACAAATCAGAATATGTCGGTCGTTGGGGCAGCTGGGTAGAGATCATTGATTTTCAATTAGGGCAAGATAACGTTCTCGTTATCGATGTTAAGTGTAATGAATTGGTATTGATTGATGATTTTCAGCGCAATGATGAAAATTTATTATTGGCACGTAAACAAAGTATGCAGCATTGGCCAGAAACCAAGCATACCGATGAAACTCGAATCTTCAGTGAGCAATTGAAACGATTCTTTTCCGCCAATAGCGACTTAAATGAGTTATACAAACAAGAGTTTGTTGATCAGCCTAATTGGGTCTGTGCACGTTGGTTAGAGTTATTTCCTATCAGCATTGAGGACAAGAACCACTTTGCTGAAGCGCAAAGCGTTGATGATGCTATCGAGTTTTTAACTGCGGTTATTATTGACGAGAAACGTATTGAAAAATATCTGTAA
- a CDS encoding nuclear transport factor 2 family protein, with protein sequence MDNSATHQSLDTQGGYPGWLNNFVEVYQQLSTDNLDLLERIYHSDVLFEDPMHKVHGYQNLNQYFAALYSNLSACTFRINEVIPGDEQAAIYWQMQFAHPKLNGGDPVSVDGHSHIKQAQGKVIYHRDYLDVGAMLYEHIPVVGRIIKAIKQRAGQ encoded by the coding sequence ATGGATAATTCAGCAACACATCAATCGCTCGACACACAAGGCGGTTACCCAGGTTGGTTAAACAACTTTGTTGAGGTATATCAGCAGTTGTCTACCGACAACCTCGACTTGCTTGAGCGCATATACCATTCAGACGTATTGTTTGAAGACCCTATGCACAAGGTACATGGTTATCAAAACCTGAATCAATATTTTGCGGCGTTGTATAGCAACTTAAGTGCGTGTACGTTTCGCATCAATGAGGTCATCCCCGGTGATGAGCAAGCCGCGATCTATTGGCAAATGCAGTTCGCCCACCCAAAACTCAATGGTGGCGACCCGGTCAGCGTAGACGGTCACAGTCACATTAAGCAAGCCCAAGGAAAGGTTATTTATCATCGTGATTACCTCGATGTGGGGGCGATGTTATATGAACACATCCCTGTCGTTGGCCGCATTATCAAAGCCATCAAGCAACGAGCTGGCCAATGA
- a CDS encoding SDR family NAD(P)-dependent oxidoreductase gives MKVLITGATSGIGLALAKLYAKNDHYVVACGRNQDVLSQIAEHTHIEGLCFDVTDEQQTEQALSTIDDLDLVIINAGNCEYIDDVKSFSANLFRRVLEVNTLSVATILQTLLPGLSSGTRIVFVSSSVTKLPLPRAEAYGASKAAMDYLANSLRIDLHQHGIDVTLVHPGFIKTPLTDKNNFAMPFLMTSDEAATRIYNGVSQGKHYLQFPRRLTWLLSLLSLLPTKLWTKIACRS, from the coding sequence ATGAAAGTACTGATCACTGGTGCAACCTCAGGTATCGGATTAGCGTTAGCAAAGCTGTACGCCAAGAATGACCATTATGTCGTTGCTTGTGGTCGCAATCAGGACGTATTGTCGCAAATTGCCGAGCATACTCATATCGAAGGTTTATGTTTTGATGTCACCGATGAACAGCAAACCGAGCAGGCATTGTCGACTATTGATGATCTCGATTTGGTGATAATTAATGCTGGCAATTGCGAATACATCGATGACGTTAAAAGCTTCAGTGCAAACTTGTTTCGACGTGTGCTGGAGGTAAATACCTTATCGGTGGCGACTATTTTGCAAACATTATTACCTGGCTTATCGTCAGGTACGCGTATTGTTTTTGTCTCATCCAGCGTGACCAAATTGCCATTGCCAAGAGCAGAAGCATACGGTGCCTCAAAAGCGGCGATGGATTATTTGGCCAATAGTTTACGTATTGATCTGCATCAGCACGGCATCGACGTAACCCTCGTTCATCCAGGGTTTATCAAAACCCCTTTGACCGACAAAAATAATTTCGCTATGCCGTTTTTAATGACTAGCGATGAGGCAGCAACAAGAATTTATAATGGGGTAAGCCAAGGTAAGCATTACTTGCAATTCCCTAGACGTTTAACCTGGCTTTTGTCGTTATTATCGTTATTACCGACAAAACTATGGACCAAAATTGCTTGCAGGAGCTAA
- a CDS encoding fasciclin domain-containing protein, whose protein sequence is MKRIIQIILPVFLLSVISACGGDSGSDSVSAAAQPTTTVVDAAVDAGNFTTLVAALEATGLDEALADPDASYTVFAPTDAAFAMLGEETINALLADPDMLSAILLYHVVDGQVDAAAAVGAAGTTVATLNGASVGLSLSGDDLLVNTATVITTDIMTDNGIIHVIDAVLLPPAEMGEPTANIVDTAVAAGSFTTLVAALQATGLDSVLADESQSFTVFAPTDDAFALIGADTINALLADTDALSAVLLQHVISGAAVDSTTAYSLNGSMPATASGAEIKLMIDPYSDMLMFGAANIVMKDIYTTNGVIHVIDAVILADAELPAPAASIVDVAVSAGSFNTLAAALQATGLDTVLADLDGSFTVFAPTDAAFAKLPDGTVEALLNDTDALSSILLYHVVGGEVLSDAAIGVARSMENQVMTVNGSNAALSFVDSSLYVNGAMVSAANITAANGVIHVIDNVILPPMMNEPTGTIVDVALADENFSTLVAALSAANLVDVLADEGAMFTVFAPTNDAFAMIDPDVLDQLLGDTDALTAVLLQHVVADASLSSVDAYAANGKMVETASGAKIGVSVMADTGMLMFGGANIVMKDIYTTNGVIHVIDAVVTGDLELPEPRMSLVDVAVANGNFTTLVAALQATGLDAVLADLDSSYTVFAPTDEAFAKLPDGTVEALLADTDALSNILLYHVLAGSVDSTTAVSVATSMSNQVEAANMSNLALSSMDGMLYVNGAMVTAPDVMSDNGIIHVVDTVIVPPEMTDMMDKTIAEIVIADSNFSTLLAAVSAAGLADALNDESATFTVFAPTNDAFDALPAGTVEALLADIPALTDILELHVVNGAALSATDAYAANGMMVETLGGETVDIGIDMDSRMITVSGAKVIVTNIYAKNGVIHVIDAVITE, encoded by the coding sequence ATGAAAAGGATCATACAGATCATTTTACCCGTGTTTTTACTAAGTGTCATCAGTGCATGTGGTGGAGACAGTGGTAGCGACAGCGTAAGCGCTGCCGCACAACCTACAACAACGGTTGTTGACGCGGCAGTTGATGCCGGCAATTTTACAACTCTTGTTGCTGCGTTAGAGGCCACCGGCCTTGATGAGGCGTTAGCCGACCCAGACGCAAGCTATACCGTTTTCGCACCAACTGACGCAGCGTTTGCGATGTTGGGTGAGGAAACAATCAATGCCTTATTGGCAGACCCTGATATGTTATCAGCCATCTTGTTATACCATGTTGTTGATGGACAAGTTGATGCCGCTGCAGCCGTAGGCGCAGCAGGTACAACAGTTGCTACCTTAAATGGCGCCTCTGTTGGTTTGTCATTAAGTGGTGACGACTTGTTAGTGAACACGGCGACCGTGATTACCACCGACATCATGACCGATAACGGTATTATTCATGTCATTGACGCGGTGTTATTACCACCAGCGGAGATGGGTGAGCCAACGGCTAATATCGTTGATACTGCGGTTGCTGCAGGTAGTTTTACCACCCTAGTGGCAGCCTTGCAGGCGACGGGCTTAGACTCTGTGTTAGCAGATGAGTCACAGTCGTTTACCGTATTTGCACCAACGGATGATGCCTTCGCACTGATTGGTGCCGATACCATCAATGCCTTGCTTGCAGACACTGATGCGTTGTCAGCGGTGTTATTGCAACACGTTATTTCAGGTGCCGCGGTTGATTCAACAACAGCTTACTCGTTAAACGGTTCAATGCCAGCGACCGCATCAGGTGCTGAAATCAAACTGATGATTGACCCATACAGCGACATGCTAATGTTTGGCGCTGCCAACATTGTTATGAAAGATATTTATACAACCAATGGTGTAATTCACGTTATCGATGCGGTTATTTTGGCTGACGCCGAGTTACCTGCACCGGCAGCAAGTATTGTTGATGTTGCTGTTTCAGCTGGCAGTTTTAATACCCTAGCTGCTGCACTGCAAGCAACGGGCCTAGACACGGTATTAGCTGACTTAGATGGCTCATTCACCGTATTTGCACCAACAGATGCTGCGTTTGCTAAATTACCAGACGGTACAGTAGAAGCATTATTGAACGATACCGACGCCTTGAGCAGTATTTTGCTATACCACGTTGTGGGTGGTGAAGTATTGTCTGATGCCGCAATCGGTGTTGCCCGCTCTATGGAAAATCAAGTGATGACGGTTAACGGTAGCAATGCTGCACTGTCTTTTGTTGATTCAAGCTTATACGTCAATGGCGCTATGGTTAGCGCTGCAAACATCACTGCGGCTAACGGCGTTATCCATGTTATCGATAACGTGATTTTACCGCCAATGATGAATGAACCTACCGGCACCATTGTTGACGTTGCTTTAGCCGATGAAAACTTCTCAACCTTAGTTGCGGCTCTATCTGCTGCTAACTTAGTTGATGTGTTGGCAGACGAAGGCGCAATGTTCACCGTATTCGCACCAACGAATGATGCGTTTGCGATGATTGACCCTGATGTACTAGACCAATTGCTTGGCGATACCGATGCATTGACTGCGGTTCTGCTACAACATGTTGTTGCTGATGCCAGCTTGTCATCAGTGGATGCCTATGCCGCGAATGGCAAAATGGTTGAAACCGCATCTGGTGCGAAAATTGGCGTAAGCGTTATGGCTGACACTGGCATGTTAATGTTCGGTGGCGCTAATATCGTTATGAAAGATATTTACACGACCAATGGTGTGATCCACGTCATTGATGCGGTTGTGACTGGCGACCTTGAGTTACCAGAGCCACGTATGAGTCTTGTTGATGTTGCCGTTGCAAACGGTAATTTCACCACCTTAGTTGCGGCATTGCAAGCGACAGGTTTAGACGCTGTATTAGCCGACCTAGACTCAAGCTATACCGTGTTTGCACCAACCGACGAAGCGTTCGCTAAGCTACCTGATGGTACCGTTGAAGCCTTACTTGCTGACACCGACGCATTAAGCAATATCCTGCTTTATCATGTGCTTGCTGGTAGTGTCGACTCGACTACGGCAGTATCTGTTGCCACATCTATGAGCAATCAAGTAGAAGCGGCAAATATGTCGAACCTGGCTCTGTCTTCTATGGACGGCATGCTATATGTCAACGGCGCAATGGTAACGGCACCGGACGTTATGTCTGATAACGGCATCATTCACGTTGTTGATACAGTGATTGTACCGCCAGAAATGACCGATATGATGGATAAAACCATCGCTGAAATTGTTATTGCCGACAGCAACTTCTCAACCTTGCTAGCTGCTGTATCTGCTGCAGGTTTGGCTGATGCCCTAAATGATGAGTCAGCAACGTTCACCGTATTCGCGCCTACTAACGATGCGTTTGACGCATTACCGGCGGGTACAGTGGAAGCCTTGCTTGCTGATATTCCGGCACTAACCGACATCCTTGAGCTACATGTTGTTAACGGTGCTGCGTTATCAGCTACCGATGCGTATGCAGCGAACGGCATGATGGTAGAAACCTTAGGTGGTGAAACGGTCGATATTGGTATCGATATGGATTCACGCATGATCACCGTTAGTGGTGCCAAGGTTATCGTCACCAATATCTATGCGAAAAATGGTGTAATTCATGTGATTGACGCAGTCATCACTGAGTAA